A window of Castanea sativa cultivar Marrone di Chiusa Pesio chromosome 1, ASM4071231v1 contains these coding sequences:
- the LOC142642377 gene encoding rac-like GTP-binding protein ARAC7, whose translation MSASKFIKCVTVGDGAVGKTCMLICYTSNKFPTDYIPTVFDNFSANVAVDGSIVNLGLWDTAGQEDYSRLRPLSYRGADIFVLGFSLISRASYENILKKWMPELRRFAPNVPIVLVGTKLDLREDSRYLADRMGSNVITSAQGEELRKQIGAAAYIECSSKTQQNVKAVFDTAIKVVLQPPRRKEMARKKMRRRSGCGIVTIVCGGCTA comes from the exons ATGAGTGCTTCAAAGTTCATTAAATGTGTCACAGTTGGAGATGGAGCTGTTGGGAAGACCTGTATGCTCATTTGTTATACTAGCAACAAATTCCCCACT GATTATATACCCACAGTGTTTGACAACTTCAGCGCCAATGTTGCTGTGGATGGGAGCATTGTCAACTTAGGACTATGGGATACTGCAG GTCAGGAAGATTATAGCAGGTTAAGGCCACTGAGTTACAGAGGTGCAGATATATTTGTCTTAGGTTTCTCATTAATCAGTAGGGCAAGCTATGAAAATATTCTTAAGAAG TGGATGCCAGAACTTCGTCGATTTGCTCCCAATGTTCCAATCGTTCTTGTTGGAACTAAGTTAG atCTTCGCGAGGACAGTAGGTATTTAGCTGATCGTATGGGATCTAATGTCATAACATCTGCTCAG GGAGAGgaactaagaaaacaaattggTGCAGCAGCTTATATAGAGTGCAGCTCTAAGACTCAACAG AATGTCAAAGCTGTATTTGATACTGCAATTAAGGTTGTTCTTCAACCTCCGAGGAGGAAGGAGATGGCAAGGAAGAAAATGCGCAGAAGGTCTGGCTGCGGAATTGT GACTATTGTCTGTGGAGGCTGTACTGCCTAG